The Erythrolamprus reginae isolate rEryReg1 chromosome 6, rEryReg1.hap1, whole genome shotgun sequence DNA segment GAGGATTATCCTTCCAGATGGTGAAATTGAGCAGAAGGGCAAACATTAACCAAGCTATGTACGGATACATCAAACATGCTGCAAATCTGTTCACATGATACCAAGACACCGTTGTAGCCGTTGCTGCTCCCGTAGTGAGAAATAGAACGACCAACGcctgaaacagaaaaataaagatgcaTTTAAAAGTAAGAAAGAACAGCGCTACATTTGTTTTGTCACCATTTTCTCCTGGCAGGTAGCATTAACCGGGCAACTATAGGCTCCCCCCaatggatggatatacagtgatacctcgtcttacaaacccctcatcatacaaacttttcgagatacaaacccggggtttaagatttttttgcctcgtcttacaaactattttcaccttacaaacccaccaccgcctctgggatgccccacctccggacttctggtgccagcgaagcgcccgtttttgcgctgctgggattcctctgaggctcccctccatgggaaagcccacctccacacctctgtgtttttgcgatgttgtgatttcactgaggctcccctcgctgggaaaccccacctccggacttccgttgccagtgaagcgcccgtttttgcactgctgggattcccctgcagcatcgcaaaaacacagaagtccagaggtgggctttcccatggaggggagcctcaggggattcccagcagcacaaaagcaggcgcttcagctggcaaaaggggtgagttttgggcttgaacgcattaatcgcttttccattgactcctatgggaaacattgtttcgtcttacaaacttttcaccttaagaacctcatcccagaaccaattaagtttgtaagacaaggtatcactgtactagatgGGACTAGGGGAGCTGAGACAGCAGCTAATATAAGTAAAGGCCAGTCGGAGGACATTTATGGCATTATTAGTAGTATTCGAAAAAAACTGAGTGATAATCTAAAAGGTAGGTTAGGTAGGTCACTTATCTTCTCTAATGGTTTacagacacacactttgctcgCACGTGCCTAATCTGTACATGCGCACAGCGTCACAAAACACTGCTTacatccgggtgggtgggtgggtggggctattCGTAGTCAGTGCTACCGGTTCACCCAATCTGGatagaaccagctgaataccaccacagtaggtaggtaggtagtgttGTGAGTGATCCATGACCTGGCCAATTAGTGACAGACCTTGAGGATGAATCGAGGCCgtcttggtatcctaggccagcaTTCTTGTCAGCTGAAACAGCaagtgagagtgaggaagagctagaacctgaggaacctccagagactgtagaaaccccaatgatggtctCCCTTGACTCAGGGGGATGAGGACCTGGGGggtcaggagcccctattagatgcctggGTCAGAAGGTTTAGAAGCAGACAGGGAAAGCTTTATGGGATAGTAAGTCTGTGAGAGAAGTCTAGTCATTTTTAGCTCTGGGGATCTGTGACCACACCCATACAGTATAAAAGGGAGGATTTCTGGGTAATGAGCTGGGGAGTTTCAACTTTTCAATGATGTAGGTCTTGTGTCCGGAGTTCCAGAAATGCCTTGCTGACAAACTGGTTATTCTTTGAAAGCTAACGAACACAGATGCAGCTGTctgagaaagaagaaaataaaacccTGGAGTTCTGTAAATTTACTTGGGACTGAGACCTTATCTCAGGAATGTTAATTGGCCTGGGCTCTTAACCAATTTCACTGAGAAAGTTGGCAACATGGACTAAAAAGCATGATTCTGCCAGTATAAATCCTTTCTCTATACAAAAGTGTTTTGTCTTGAAATATCTGCGCAGGGATTCTTCCTTTGTTTGGATTCTTAGGTCTGAAGCataacaggtaggtaggtaggtacaatCAGGGATTTCTACATACCACTGCCATCAGTGTGCTTTGCGCGCAGCTCTGGTATGCAAAAGCAAATCTcgcgcatccccttgcaagattttgctttctgcgcatgcacagaagcaaaaccttgcTTGGACACACCCATGCGCCCACCAGAGGCATGGAGCTGCATgttcagctccatttttgctactggagctatggtgtggcccgtaccagtagcaacctgttACTGTACTGGATGGGGGGTTCTAGGACAATACAACCTGCAACAATTTATGTGTCAGAATacatttataaatttaataatactgTAAACTATTGCAGACCTTGGGAAAACAGGTtggtaggtttatttatttataaaaggaAACTCTGTTTTTCCAAAGTCTGCAATAAATAGTTTatgtatttataaatttattgtgACACATAAATTGTTGCATGTTGTATTGTCCTGGAACCCCCGACTCCTAGGGCCAATGACATGTACAGTGTGCATATATTTTACATAACTTACCAGTCCTATTCTACGTTGTCCAAAGAAGATAGGAGTCCAACACCAGTTTAAGGCTAATTGCCCCACATAAAGTCCCAGTGGAACAAAGGACTTTTGATTTAAACCTCCCAAGTCCCTCCATATCAGGTAAGATCCATATCTATAAGAATGAAAGATAAGTCAGAAAAGAAACTGGACATGGGGATTTTTTAAGACCAAAAACAAACACAGTTTAAATGTGTTTATTTACAATACTGAAATCATTTAAAATATAAGTCAAagagatatttataaatatataaatatatattatatatatagatgtatatatatataatatgttatatatatatgttatgttatatatatgttatgttatatatatgttatgttatatatatgtcacatgtttttttgctgaatttgaaaattaagggagatctatttcagccttattttggcctcattagctagccataccccctGGGacgtgaacctgcaacctttgccttgtaaggcagagaattatcttctaggctacagtatccaatcccttcagctctgcaccagggaagggttatatatttttgtgtcgaatcaccctggtgtattgaaggaacatcacagctccttatttgctgtGATGCTGTGAtgctgtgatatatatatatagacaatatatatatatatatatttgacaatatatatatattgtctacAACTCATTAGAAAAATACTGGTATCATATATCTTCTTCGCAATCACAGTCTCCAAACTCAATTCTGTTCCtgcatatacaggtgaaactccaAAAATTAGGATATCCTGCAAATGTTCATTTACtttagtaatgcaacttaaaaggtgaactTAATATATGAAAGagattcattacatgcaaggccagatagttcaagccgtgatttgtcataaatgtgatgattatggggtacagctcatgaataccccaaatccaccatctcaggaaattagaatattacatagaatcaataaaacaaggattgcacATACAACAATATCGGACCtttgaaaaatataagcatgcatatgtactccgTACTTCCTTtgagccccttttgcagcaattactgcctcaatgcggcgtgGCACGGACgctattagcctgtggcactgctgagatgttatggaagagCAGTATGCTctaatagcggccttcagctcttctgcattgttcggtctcatgtctctcatcttggcaatgccccatagattctctatggggttcaggtgaGGCGAGTTTGcaggccaatcaaggacagtaatcccatgtTCATTGAAGaagtttttggtgcttttggcagtgtgggcaggtaccaagtcctgctggaaaatttaagtcaccaccCCCATAAAGCTTGTATGTGGATGGAAGAatggagtgctccaaaatctcctggtagattgctgcattgaccctggacttaatgaagcacagtggaccgacACCAGCAGataacatggctccccaaatcaacaccaACTATGGAAactttacactggacctcaagcatcttgcagtgtttgcttctccattcttcctccatactctacatcagtgatggcaagcctatggcacgggtaccacaggtggcacacgaagccatatctgctgacacgcgagctgttgccctagctcagctacaaggtgcatatgtgtgccagccagctgatttttgactcacacagaggctctgggagggcgtttttggcttccagagagcctccagtgggatgggggaggttgtttttactctcccctggctccagggaagcctttggag contains these protein-coding regions:
- the TSPO gene encoding translocator protein — protein: MMEGISSWIPAIGLTILPNIGGFLGASVVRRAMSWYRSLKLPPWRPPNWVFGPVWGILYTSMGYGSYLIWRDLGGLNQKSFVPLGLYVGQLALNWCWTPIFFGQRRIGLALVVLFLTTGAATATTVSWYHVNRFAACLMYPYIAWLMFALLLNFTIWKDNPHKKNQK